The following are encoded together in the Pseudodesulfovibrio indicus genome:
- a CDS encoding ABC transporter substrate-binding protein — translation MDNLVAAGRSRIAVFYQLDAYGRNGWDGVRRALNRYDLSIVAEAAYRRGATFAQDFTVEVRHLMKADVDAIVVIGTYASQAAFIRDARNLGYDVPIAGVSFTDSDKMLTLLKEESGRTGRDYTVDLIQSQVVPSYEENDLPGVRFYREVMAGYEGATVPSDAGYAPRRYSFVSFEGFLNGILLGELVDRMGDAPSPARIPEVMESIRDLDLGIGVDVRFGPGRHQGLDQVYMTTVEDGHFRAIENWERWRR, via the coding sequence GTGGACAACCTGGTGGCCGCCGGGCGCAGCCGCATCGCCGTGTTCTACCAGCTGGACGCCTACGGGCGGAACGGCTGGGACGGGGTGCGTCGCGCGCTGAACCGGTACGATCTGAGCATCGTGGCCGAGGCCGCCTACCGCCGGGGCGCGACCTTTGCCCAGGACTTTACGGTCGAGGTCCGCCATCTGATGAAAGCCGACGTCGACGCCATCGTGGTCATCGGGACCTACGCCTCCCAGGCCGCCTTCATCCGCGACGCCCGCAACCTGGGCTACGACGTGCCCATCGCCGGGGTCTCCTTCACGGACAGCGACAAGATGCTGACTCTGCTGAAGGAGGAGAGCGGGCGGACCGGCCGGGACTACACCGTGGACCTCATCCAGTCCCAGGTGGTCCCGAGCTACGAGGAGAACGACCTGCCCGGCGTGCGCTTCTACCGCGAGGTCATGGCCGGTTACGAGGGTGCGACCGTACCCTCGGACGCGGGGTACGCCCCGCGCCGTTACAGCTTCGTCAGCTTCGAGGGGTTCCTGAACGGCATCCTGCTGGGCGAGCTGGTGGACCGCATGGGCGACGCCCCGTCCCCGGCCCGCATCCCGGAGGTCATGGAGAGCATCCGCGACCTGGACCTCGGCATCGGGGTCGACGTCCGGTTCGGCCCGGGCCGCCACCAGGGGCTTGACCAGGTCTACATGACCACTGTGGAGGACGGCCACTTCCGGGCCATCGAGAACTGGGAGAGGTGGCGCCGATGA
- a CDS encoding EAL domain-containing protein, with protein sequence MKAPKLFVKPLLFMVVVFGMIAVVTSMTFSSRLRREMTREYESKALALARSVAESDIATILSQDAGALQARIDQYLGIAAVSYVLVADEKGDVLAHTFVPVIPDRILSLVRETPRVETREEHIMRDIELDGKRYLHVSSPILSGLAGDVHIGMDYEVIDSNIHEAVLEQQVVMLILFGASLLLVFLFVVNISKPLRQLTDYAGRVAVKDFGKVPLIESDDEVGQLARAMEAMTGQISELVGNLEDRVRQKTRELQEARDALRQKVEERTSELMRTNTQLKIEIAERKVIGDALRKAEKKYRAIFENAVEGIYQSSPSGRFQDTNPALARILGYKSPEDLMSSIYDIGTQMYVDPNRRKEFLRLIEERGEVKNFVSKVRKRDGRIIWIAENARQIKDKNGNLVCFEGSIEDITMRKKAEDQLKRQAFHDPLTGLPNRALFLDHLRMAMERSRRRKHMFAVLYMDLDRFKVVNDSLGHDAGDELLRGVARVLEKCGRSVDTIARFGGDEFAILQEEISAPKDAIAIARRILEGVRQPFSIGGNEVFTSASLGIVLKTDGYDRPEALLRDADTAMYRAKELGKSRFKVFNRKMHDQALQLMELETDLRRAVDLREFEVVYQPVVRLDTRQVCGFEALVRWRHPEHGIIGPGDFVSLAEDTGLIYAIDNMVLEEACAQVRRWQSLSVDCDGPLSVNVNISGKHFGQSMLAGQISRALEDSGLAPGSLNIEITESALMDNPNVAEEILLQLKDLGVHICIDDFGTGYSSLSYLQRFPIDVVKVDRSFIIAVDKDPDSQAIVRTIFSLGESMGLKIVAEGVETSGQLDFLEREGCQFVQGYFFYKPLTVTEVDNLLEGQRRA encoded by the coding sequence ATGAAGGCCCCCAAACTTTTCGTCAAACCGCTGCTGTTCATGGTCGTGGTCTTCGGCATGATCGCCGTGGTCACCTCCATGACCTTCTCCAGCCGGCTCCGGCGCGAGATGACCCGCGAGTACGAGTCCAAGGCCCTGGCCCTGGCGCGTTCCGTGGCCGAATCCGACATCGCCACCATCCTCAGCCAGGACGCGGGCGCGCTTCAGGCGCGCATCGACCAGTACCTGGGCATTGCGGCGGTCTCCTACGTTCTGGTGGCCGACGAGAAGGGCGACGTCCTGGCCCACACCTTCGTGCCGGTCATCCCGGACCGCATCCTGTCCCTGGTGCGGGAGACCCCCAGGGTGGAGACGCGCGAAGAGCACATCATGCGCGATATCGAGCTGGACGGGAAACGGTACCTGCACGTATCGAGCCCCATCCTGTCGGGGCTGGCGGGCGACGTGCACATCGGCATGGACTACGAGGTCATCGACAGCAACATCCACGAGGCCGTGCTGGAGCAGCAGGTGGTCATGCTCATCCTGTTCGGGGCCAGCCTGCTCCTGGTCTTCCTGTTCGTGGTCAACATCTCCAAGCCGCTCAGGCAGCTCACCGACTACGCGGGCCGGGTGGCGGTCAAGGACTTCGGCAAGGTCCCCCTCATCGAATCCGACGACGAGGTCGGCCAGCTGGCCCGGGCCATGGAGGCCATGACCGGCCAGATATCCGAGCTGGTCGGCAACCTGGAGGATCGCGTCCGCCAGAAGACCCGCGAGCTGCAGGAGGCGCGCGACGCCCTCAGGCAGAAGGTCGAGGAGCGCACCAGCGAGCTGATGCGCACCAACACCCAGCTCAAGATCGAGATCGCCGAGCGCAAGGTCATCGGCGACGCCCTGCGCAAGGCGGAGAAGAAGTACCGGGCCATCTTCGAGAACGCGGTGGAGGGCATCTACCAGTCCTCGCCGTCCGGGAGGTTCCAGGACACCAACCCGGCCCTGGCGCGCATCCTGGGGTACAAGTCCCCCGAGGACCTGATGAGCTCCATCTACGACATCGGCACCCAGATGTACGTGGACCCCAACCGGCGCAAGGAGTTCCTGCGGCTCATCGAGGAGCGGGGCGAGGTCAAGAATTTCGTGTCCAAGGTGCGCAAGCGCGACGGCCGGATCATCTGGATCGCGGAGAACGCGCGCCAGATCAAGGACAAGAACGGCAACCTGGTCTGCTTCGAGGGGTCCATCGAGGACATCACCATGCGCAAGAAGGCCGAGGACCAGCTCAAGCGCCAGGCGTTCCACGACCCGCTCACCGGGCTGCCCAACCGCGCCCTGTTCCTGGACCACCTGCGCATGGCCATGGAGCGCTCCAGGCGGCGCAAGCACATGTTCGCGGTCCTGTACATGGACCTCGACCGGTTCAAGGTGGTCAACGATTCCCTGGGCCACGACGCGGGCGACGAGCTGCTCCGGGGCGTGGCGCGCGTGCTGGAGAAGTGCGGGCGGTCCGTGGACACCATCGCCCGGTTCGGCGGCGACGAGTTCGCCATCCTCCAGGAAGAGATTTCCGCGCCCAAGGACGCCATCGCCATCGCCCGGCGCATCCTGGAGGGCGTGCGCCAGCCGTTCAGCATCGGCGGCAACGAGGTCTTCACCTCGGCCAGCCTCGGCATCGTGCTCAAGACCGACGGGTACGACCGGCCCGAGGCGCTGCTGCGCGACGCGGACACCGCCATGTACCGCGCCAAGGAGCTGGGCAAGTCCCGGTTCAAGGTCTTCAACCGCAAGATGCACGATCAGGCCCTGCAGCTCATGGAGCTGGAGACCGACCTGCGGCGCGCCGTGGACCTGCGCGAGTTCGAGGTGGTCTATCAGCCCGTGGTCCGGCTGGACACCCGCCAGGTCTGCGGGTTCGAGGCCCTAGTCCGCTGGCGGCACCCGGAACACGGCATCATCGGCCCCGGCGACTTCGTCTCCCTGGCCGAGGACACCGGGCTGATCTACGCCATCGACAACATGGTCCTGGAGGAAGCGTGCGCCCAGGTCCGGCGCTGGCAGTCCCTGTCCGTGGACTGCGACGGGCCGCTGAGCGTGAACGTCAACATCTCGGGCAAGCATTTCGGCCAGTCCATGCTGGCCGGGCAGATTTCCCGCGCCCTGGAAGATTCCGGGCTGGCCCCCGGCTCGCTGAACATCGAGATCACCGAGTCCGCCCTCATGGACAACCCCAATGTGGCCGAGGAGATCCTGCTTCAGCTCAAGGACCTCGGCGTGCACATCTGCATCGACGACTTCGGCACCGGCTATTCCTCCCTGTCCTACCTGCAGCGGTTCCCCATCGACGTGGTCAAGGTGGACCGCTCCTTCATCATCGCCGTGGACAAGGACCCGGACAGCCAGGCCATCGTGCGGACCATCTTCTCGCTGGGCGAATCCATGGGCCTCAAGATCGTGGCCGAGGGCGTGGAGACGTCCGGCCAGCTCGACTTTCTGGAGCGGGAAGGGTGCCAGTTCGTGCAGGGATACTTCTTCTACAAACCACTGACCGTGACCGAGGTGGACAACCTCCTGGAGGGCCAACGGCGGGCCTGA
- the nhaA gene encoding Na+/H+ antiporter NhaA: protein MAIRDFITCGVEPIEQVLMPFQVFFRSKSTSGILLIIGALAALVWANSPWAGSYEALWSTEFSVGFGAAALSKPIILWVNDGLMALFFFVVGLEIKREFKVGELSTRSQAVLPIAAAIGGMVVPASIYAAFNQGLPSISGWGVPMATDIAFALGILALLGDRVPYQIKIFLTAVAIVDDIGSILVIALFYTADISGWMLLGAAIMLGVAFVGNRMGVRTPLFYALVGCVVWLLVLKSGVHSTVAGVLMAFTIPARTRCDAEAFSANAVRLLEDYNKAIEPGGSVLTNPTMHSALVSMQQIVVRAQTPLQRLEHGLHPLVDFVIMPIFALANAGVSLSGGLAPGGAPVALGTVLGLVLGKPVGIVLMVLLIVRFSAGYPHGTTLRHFVGAGLLGGIGFTMSLFIATLAFVGSPGLLASAKTAILGASLLAGVAGYLVLRTAQPPERQAGASSR from the coding sequence ATGGCCATACGAGATTTCATAACCTGCGGCGTGGAGCCCATCGAACAGGTGCTCATGCCCTTCCAGGTGTTCTTCCGTTCCAAGTCCACCAGCGGCATCCTGCTGATCATCGGCGCGCTCGCGGCCCTGGTTTGGGCCAATTCGCCCTGGGCCGGTTCCTATGAGGCCCTGTGGTCCACCGAGTTTTCGGTGGGGTTCGGTGCGGCGGCCCTGTCCAAGCCGATCATCCTGTGGGTCAACGACGGGTTGATGGCCCTGTTCTTCTTCGTGGTCGGCCTGGAGATCAAGCGCGAATTCAAGGTCGGCGAGCTGTCCACCCGCAGCCAGGCCGTGCTGCCCATCGCCGCGGCCATCGGCGGCATGGTCGTGCCCGCGTCCATCTACGCGGCCTTCAACCAGGGGCTGCCCTCCATCTCCGGCTGGGGCGTGCCCATGGCCACGGACATCGCCTTTGCCCTCGGCATCCTGGCCCTGCTCGGCGACCGCGTCCCGTACCAGATCAAGATATTCCTCACCGCCGTGGCCATCGTGGACGATATCGGCTCCATCCTGGTCATTGCTCTGTTTTACACCGCCGACATCTCCGGCTGGATGCTGCTCGGCGCGGCGATCATGCTCGGCGTGGCCTTCGTCGGAAACCGCATGGGCGTCCGCACCCCGTTGTTCTATGCCCTGGTGGGCTGCGTGGTCTGGCTCCTGGTGCTCAAGTCCGGGGTCCATTCCACGGTGGCGGGCGTGCTCATGGCCTTCACTATTCCGGCCCGCACACGCTGCGACGCCGAGGCATTCTCGGCCAACGCGGTCCGGCTGCTGGAGGACTACAACAAGGCCATCGAGCCGGGCGGCTCGGTGCTGACCAACCCGACCATGCACTCGGCCCTGGTCTCCATGCAGCAGATAGTGGTCCGCGCCCAGACCCCGCTCCAGCGGCTGGAGCACGGGCTGCATCCCCTGGTGGACTTCGTGATCATGCCCATCTTCGCCCTGGCCAACGCGGGCGTGTCCCTGTCCGGCGGCCTGGCTCCCGGAGGGGCTCCCGTAGCCCTGGGTACGGTTCTCGGGCTGGTCCTGGGCAAGCCCGTGGGCATCGTGCTCATGGTCCTGCTCATCGTCCGCTTTTCCGCAGGGTATCCCCATGGCACGACCCTGCGCCATTTCGTGGGCGCGGGACTGCTCGGCGGCATCGGGTTCACCATGTCGCTGTTCATCGCCACCCTGGCCTTTGTCGGGTCGCCGGGGCTGCTTGCCTCGGCCAAGACGGCCATCCTGGGGGCGTCCCTGCTGGCGGGGGTCGCGGGCTACCTGGTCCTGCGCACCGCCCAGCCCCCGGAGCGGCAGGCGGGCGCGTCCTCCCGGTAG
- a CDS encoding tetratricopeptide repeat protein → MIEGVFSIERMAKIGTGTTARRVKQTALYYAREVEGEKIELQGLNNKHVPSGPVELVTKDELLADYLPLPQLFKEVVGNVRMVQKSVARGDKFRKRGENFTAEYEYANALNLDEQNVRANFGIGLCLLARDEEDKAKKVFDRIISLDSAFSDDHKHLFNEYGIALRKKNLFGQAVDYYKRALELAPDDENLWYNLARAQYERQDWPKCVEAVARCLDLDPLHLEGRKMMEYITKKGLV, encoded by the coding sequence ATGATAGAAGGGGTCTTCTCCATCGAGCGGATGGCCAAGATCGGCACCGGCACCACGGCCCGCCGGGTGAAACAGACCGCACTGTATTATGCCCGCGAGGTCGAGGGCGAGAAGATCGAGTTGCAGGGGCTGAACAACAAGCACGTTCCCTCCGGCCCGGTGGAGCTGGTCACCAAGGACGAGCTGCTGGCCGACTACCTGCCCCTGCCCCAGCTCTTCAAGGAGGTCGTGGGCAACGTCCGCATGGTCCAGAAGTCCGTGGCGCGCGGCGACAAGTTCCGCAAGCGCGGCGAGAACTTCACCGCCGAGTACGAATACGCAAACGCCCTGAACCTCGACGAGCAGAACGTGCGCGCCAACTTCGGCATCGGCCTTTGCCTGCTGGCCCGCGACGAGGAGGACAAGGCCAAGAAGGTTTTCGACCGCATCATCTCCCTGGACAGCGCCTTTTCCGACGATCACAAGCACCTGTTCAACGAATACGGCATCGCTCTGCGCAAGAAGAACCTCTTCGGACAGGCCGTGGACTACTACAAGCGTGCCCTGGAGCTGGCCCCGGACGACGAGAACCTGTGGTACAACCTGGCCCGCGCCCAGTACGAGCGCCAGGACTGGCCCAAGTGCGTCGAGGCCGTGGCTCGCTGTCTGGACCTCGATCCGCTCCACCTGGAAGGGCGGAAGATGATGGAATATATCACCAAGAAGGGGCTGGTCTGA
- a CDS encoding cobyrinate a,c-diamide synthase, with translation MSTVKAFVIAGTHSGCGKTSISLGLMASLARRGNRVRPFKCGPDFIDPGHHALACAVDAVPVPSHNLDGWMLDPATNLDIFNRYAATGDVAVIEGVMGLFDGFSGTEDSGSTAQMAKILGLPVILVVDARSMARSAAALVAGYADFDPEVNIAGVIFNRVGSPNHAELLREAMTLVPDIPVLGVLPRDEAIATPSRHLGLVTPDQDGPDLDRYARLADWVETGLDPDRLLASLPETAAVPPFEPVPQLPRVTIGLARDNAFCFYYEENLRLLREAGARLVEFSPLADVHLPEHIDGLYLGGGYPELYAFELGQNTRIRRAIKEFCESGRPVYAECGGFMLLMNDIITGRGRYAMAGVFPVRAEMSEKFRALGYREISTRANTVLGPAGTVARGHEFHYSAMQDDREAALLPAAYSLSGRKGHIDTREGFLAGNTLGSYVHLHFGSNPEVPRAFVQACIDCQK, from the coding sequence ATGAGCACGGTCAAGGCATTCGTCATCGCCGGCACGCACAGCGGGTGCGGCAAGACCTCCATCTCCCTGGGGCTGATGGCCTCCCTGGCCCGGCGCGGCAACCGGGTGCGTCCCTTCAAGTGCGGCCCGGACTTCATCGATCCCGGACACCATGCCCTGGCCTGCGCCGTTGACGCCGTTCCGGTCCCCAGCCACAACCTCGACGGCTGGATGCTCGATCCCGCCACCAACCTGGACATCTTCAACCGCTACGCCGCGACCGGCGACGTGGCCGTGATCGAGGGTGTCATGGGGCTGTTCGACGGCTTCTCCGGCACCGAGGACTCCGGGTCCACGGCCCAGATGGCCAAGATCCTGGGGCTGCCCGTGATCCTGGTGGTGGACGCCCGGTCCATGGCTCGTTCCGCCGCCGCCCTGGTGGCGGGCTACGCCGACTTCGACCCGGAGGTAAACATCGCGGGCGTGATCTTCAACCGCGTGGGCAGCCCGAACCATGCCGAACTGCTGCGCGAGGCCATGACCCTGGTCCCGGACATCCCGGTGCTCGGCGTACTTCCCCGCGACGAGGCCATCGCCACCCCGTCGCGCCATCTCGGTCTGGTCACCCCGGACCAGGACGGCCCGGACCTGGACCGCTACGCCCGGCTGGCCGACTGGGTGGAGACCGGCCTGGACCCGGACCGGCTCCTGGCCTCCCTGCCCGAGACCGCGGCCGTGCCGCCCTTCGAGCCCGTGCCGCAGCTGCCGCGCGTGACCATCGGCCTGGCCAGGGACAACGCCTTCTGCTTCTACTACGAAGAGAATCTCCGGCTGTTGCGCGAGGCCGGAGCCAGGCTGGTGGAGTTCTCGCCGCTGGCCGACGTCCATCTGCCCGAACACATCGACGGCCTCTACCTTGGCGGCGGCTATCCAGAGCTCTACGCTTTCGAACTCGGTCAGAACACCCGCATCCGGAGGGCCATCAAGGAGTTCTGCGAGTCTGGCCGCCCGGTCTACGCCGAGTGCGGCGGGTTCATGCTGCTCATGAACGACATCATCACCGGCAGGGGCCGGTACGCCATGGCCGGGGTCTTTCCGGTGCGAGCGGAGATGAGCGAGAAATTCCGCGCCCTGGGTTATCGGGAGATATCCACGCGTGCCAATACCGTGCTTGGTCCCGCCGGCACCGTGGCGCGCGGGCACGAGTTTCATTATTCGGCCATGCAGGACGACCGCGAGGCCGCGCTGCTGCCCGCCGCCTATTCCCTGTCCGGCCGCAAGGGACACATCGACACCCGCGAGGGCTTCCTCGCCGGGAACACCCTCGGTTCCTATGTCCATCTTCACTTCGGTTCCAATCCCGAGGTCCCTCGGGCGTTTGTCCAGGCCTGCATCGACTGTCAGAAATAG
- a CDS encoding DNA polymerase IV, giving the protein MTPWILHIDMDAFFASVEQLDNPDLRGKPVAVGGTSDRSVVSAASYEVRKYGVRSAMSVVKARKLCPEIILVPGRMYRYKELSQKVMAVLHEFSPLVEQASVDEAYLDGTGLERLFGPIDEIGRRIKARVKEATGLTCSVGAAPVRFLAKIASDMDKPDGLFIIRHDEVHAFLRTLPVGKIPGVGAKLLDVLKKLGVRTCGDILQKDADWWEARLGKYGSALFDRARGIDPTPVKTTEPAKSCSAENTFGEDTSDRDLLRKWLLAQSERVGEDLRRHGYKGRTVTLKIKWSDFTQITRSKSLPARTDNTDVIFSTAVELLDQVRLHRTVRLIGVGVSNFEPRSRQVGLFEEEPRGVEATSELDKAVDAVRRKFGGKAVTRVELMEFRKKPINSEE; this is encoded by the coding sequence ATGACTCCCTGGATCCTCCACATCGACATGGACGCCTTCTTCGCCTCCGTCGAACAACTCGACAACCCCGACCTGCGGGGCAAGCCCGTGGCCGTGGGCGGCACCTCCGACCGCAGCGTGGTCTCCGCCGCCAGCTACGAGGTCCGCAAATACGGGGTCCGCTCGGCCATGTCCGTGGTCAAGGCCCGCAAGCTCTGCCCGGAGATCATCCTCGTGCCCGGGCGCATGTACCGGTACAAGGAGCTGTCGCAAAAGGTCATGGCGGTGCTCCACGAATTCTCCCCGCTGGTGGAGCAGGCCAGCGTGGACGAGGCGTACCTGGACGGCACCGGCCTGGAGCGCCTCTTCGGCCCCATCGACGAGATCGGGCGGCGGATCAAGGCGCGGGTGAAGGAGGCCACCGGGTTGACCTGCTCCGTGGGCGCGGCCCCGGTCCGCTTCCTGGCCAAGATCGCCTCGGACATGGACAAGCCCGACGGATTGTTCATCATCCGCCACGACGAGGTGCACGCGTTCCTGCGCACGCTGCCGGTGGGCAAGATCCCCGGCGTGGGGGCCAAGCTTCTGGACGTGCTGAAGAAACTGGGCGTGCGCACCTGCGGCGACATCCTGCAAAAGGACGCGGACTGGTGGGAGGCGCGGCTGGGCAAGTACGGCTCGGCCCTGTTTGACCGCGCGCGGGGTATCGACCCCACCCCGGTCAAGACCACGGAACCGGCCAAGAGCTGCAGCGCGGAAAACACCTTCGGCGAGGACACCTCGGACCGCGACCTGCTGCGCAAGTGGCTGCTGGCCCAGTCCGAGCGGGTGGGCGAGGACCTGCGCCGCCACGGGTACAAGGGGCGCACCGTGACCCTCAAGATCAAGTGGTCGGACTTCACCCAGATCACCCGCTCCAAAAGCCTCCCCGCGCGAACGGACAACACGGACGTCATCTTTTCCACGGCCGTGGAGCTGCTGGACCAGGTCCGGTTGCACCGCACGGTCCGGCTCATCGGGGTGGGGGTGTCCAATTTCGAACCGCGCTCCCGGCAGGTCGGCCTGTTCGAGGAGGAGCCGCGCGGCGTGGAGGCCACCAGCGAGCTGGACAAGGCCGTGGACGCGGTACGCCGCAAGTTCGGCGGCAAGGCCGTGACCCGCGTGGAGCTCATGGAGTTCAGGAAAAAGCCAATCAATTCGGAGGAGTGA
- the fliJ gene encoding flagellar export protein FliJ → MAKPFHFKLDKVLDYREQLEDQAKGVLARARAARDAKAEAVEALEEQLRAHLQTEAASRKSANDMWLWRQYKEALEQDLSIGRVELSGLELKLQRCRLEAVERSKEKKLLEKLKQTQAKKHHDQENAREEKENDEMATIRYERQDH, encoded by the coding sequence ATGGCCAAACCGTTTCATTTCAAGCTCGACAAGGTGCTCGACTATCGCGAGCAGCTGGAAGACCAGGCCAAGGGCGTCCTGGCCCGCGCCCGGGCCGCGCGAGACGCCAAGGCCGAGGCCGTCGAGGCCCTGGAAGAACAGCTGCGCGCCCACCTGCAAACCGAAGCCGCGTCCCGCAAGTCGGCCAACGACATGTGGCTGTGGCGACAGTACAAGGAAGCGCTGGAACAGGACCTGTCCATCGGTCGGGTGGAGCTGAGCGGTTTGGAACTCAAATTGCAAAGATGCCGCCTGGAGGCGGTGGAACGCTCCAAGGAGAAAAAGCTCCTGGAGAAGCTCAAGCAAACGCAAGCCAAGAAGCACCATGATCAAGAAAACGCCCGAGAAGAAAAGGAAAACGACGAAATGGCAACGATCCGGTACGAACGTCAGGATCACTAG
- a CDS encoding MotE family protein: MIKKTPEKKRKTTKWQRSGTNVRITRVLASLVFLALLKLAVFGLLSVDSMTLKTVASVLPDSVTGIAAAQDSGAAGANGSAAAPPATPIADKADSAANRAAQQEAELDQAAKARTEADMPAEWKALKKKEEELAIKERTLREMEASIKAEAEKVAKLHAEIKSMLDEAKQIKDQRVKQLVDMLSNTKAKKAAEILQSMDDVLAVKVLSGMRGRQAGEILSFVESKKAAKLSEELTRLQIPFE, translated from the coding sequence ATGATCAAGAAAACGCCCGAGAAGAAAAGGAAAACGACGAAATGGCAACGATCCGGTACGAACGTCAGGATCACTAGGGTACTCGCCAGCCTCGTCTTTCTGGCCCTGCTCAAGCTCGCCGTGTTCGGCCTCCTCAGCGTCGATTCTATGACGCTCAAGACCGTGGCTTCGGTCCTTCCGGATTCCGTGACCGGCATCGCCGCCGCCCAAGATTCCGGTGCCGCCGGTGCCAATGGTTCCGCCGCTGCGCCCCCGGCCACGCCCATCGCCGACAAGGCCGACTCCGCGGCCAACCGCGCCGCGCAACAGGAGGCCGAGCTGGATCAGGCCGCCAAGGCCCGCACCGAAGCCGACATGCCCGCGGAATGGAAGGCCCTCAAGAAAAAGGAAGAGGAGCTGGCCATCAAGGAGCGCACCCTGCGCGAGATGGAAGCGTCCATCAAGGCCGAGGCCGAAAAGGTCGCCAAGCTCCACGCCGAGATCAAGTCCATGCTCGACGAGGCCAAGCAGATCAAGGATCAGCGCGTCAAGCAGCTGGTCGACATGCTCTCCAACACCAAGGCCAAGAAAGCCGCCGAAATCCTCCAGTCCATGGACGACGTCCTGGCAGTCAAGGTGCTCTCCGGCATGCGCGGCAGACAGGCGGGCGAAATCCTCTCCTTCGTGGAATCCAAAAAAGCCGCCAAACTCTCCGAAGAACTCACCCGGTTGCAGATCCCCTTCGAATAG
- the truA gene encoding tRNA pseudouridine(38-40) synthase TruA, with product MMRIRLTLAYEGTDFCGWQLQPSDRTVQGELERALSVILGGPVRVHGSGRTDSGVHALGQVAHFDCPDGREGFPWRRSLNALLPPDVRVVDAGMAADDFHARFGARSKTYEYRLWHEREFCLPQRRRFVWACGPVDFERMEAAARVLTGEHDFAAFQNVGTDVGSTVRTVTSIERLAADSPLESAWRFSADGFLKQMVRNLMGCMVACGRGKLSVEEVRTILASGDRTTAPATVPPQGLTLISVVYGS from the coding sequence ATGATGCGGATCAGACTGACCTTGGCCTATGAGGGCACGGATTTTTGCGGCTGGCAGTTGCAGCCTTCGGACCGCACGGTGCAGGGCGAGCTGGAGCGGGCGCTGTCCGTGATCCTGGGCGGCCCGGTGCGGGTGCACGGTTCGGGACGCACGGATTCCGGGGTTCACGCCCTGGGCCAGGTGGCCCATTTCGACTGTCCCGACGGCCGCGAGGGGTTCCCTTGGCGGCGCAGCCTGAACGCCCTGTTGCCGCCCGACGTACGGGTGGTGGACGCGGGGATGGCCGCCGACGACTTCCACGCCCGGTTCGGGGCGCGGTCCAAGACCTACGAATACCGGCTGTGGCACGAGCGGGAGTTCTGCCTGCCCCAGCGCAGGCGGTTCGTCTGGGCGTGCGGCCCGGTGGATTTCGAGCGCATGGAGGCGGCGGCCCGCGTCCTCACGGGCGAGCACGACTTCGCGGCCTTTCAGAACGTGGGCACGGACGTGGGGTCCACGGTGCGCACCGTGACCTCCATCGAGCGGCTGGCCGCTGATTCTCCCCTTGAATCCGCCTGGCGGTTCTCGGCGGACGGGTTCCTGAAACAGATGGTCCGCAACCTGATGGGCTGCATGGTGGCCTGCGGGCGCGGCAAGCTGTCGGTGGAGGAGGTGCGGACGATCCTTGCGTCGGGCGACCGGACCACGGCTCCGGCCACGGTCCCGCCCCAGGGGTTGACCCTCATCTCCGTGGTCTACGGGTCCTGA